Sequence from the Nitrospinaceae bacterium genome:
AAATCCCCATTCACTGGGTTTAATTGGAATTCGCGAACGCGCTATTCTTTGGGGCGGAGGGTTTCACCTAAACAGTGTTCCGGGGAAGGGCACATCGCTTAGAATAACTCTTCCTTTGGGGCATCCATAAACTTATGGGAAAAAAGAAAATCAAGATAATTATAGCAGATGACCATGCCTTTTTACGGAAAGGGCTTGCCCAGATTATTTCAGAAACTCCGGATTTATGCGTTGTCGCGGAATCAACGAACGGAGAGGAGTTACTGGAAATGATCCGTAAGTTGGATCTGGATGTTGTGGTCATGGATGTAGAAATGCCGAAAAAAAGTGGATGGGATGTTATGTTGCAAATGAAAAGCGAAAAATCTAAATTGCCGGTGATCATTTTAAGCGTATTTTCTGAGGAGGATTATGCTGTAAAATTTTTTAAAGCAGGGGCTTCCGGATATCTGACTAAAACCAGCGCCCCGGAATTGTTGGTGGAAGCCATCAGAAAAGTTGCGCGGGGTGGAAGGTTCATCAGTCCGGAACTTGCTGAGTTGCTTGCTTTTGAATTGGGTAAAGAGAATGAAAAGAAACCTCATGAAAACCTGTCTCCCCGGGAATTTCAAATTTTTACAATGATAGCTTCAGGAAAAACCGTTACAGAAATTGCCCGCGAACTTTCATTGAGCGTCCCCACCGTAAGCACCCACCGCGCACATATTCTTGAAAAAATGAATATAAAATCCAACGCTCGACTCACCCATTATGCTTTTCGCAACAATCTTTTAGAGTAAAAATCCTGCCTTTTGCTAAGCTGAATTTTACCTGCTCCTTATCATACAAACTATGACAAGAAATTTGCTTCGGT
This genomic interval carries:
- a CDS encoding DNA-binding response regulator yields the protein MGKKKIKIIIADDHAFLRKGLAQIISETPDLCVVAESTNGEELLEMIRKLDLDVVVMDVEMPKKSGWDVMLQMKSEKSKLPVIILSVFSEEDYAVKFFKAGASGYLTKTSAPELLVEAIRKVARGGRFISPELAELLAFELGKENEKKPHENLSPREFQIFTMIASGKTVTEIARELSLSVPTVSTHRAHILEKMNIKSNARLTHYAFRNNLLE